A part of Aerosakkonema funiforme FACHB-1375 genomic DNA contains:
- the rpmI gene encoding 50S ribosomal protein L35 — protein MPKVKTRKSAAKRFRATGSGKIMRRHSFKNHLLQHKSAKRKRHLSNPAVVDERDEENVRLMLPYL, from the coding sequence ATGCCAAAAGTCAAAACTCGCAAATCGGCGGCAAAGCGGTTCAGAGCAACCGGAAGCGGCAAAATCATGCGCCGCCACTCTTTTAAGAACCACTTGCTACAGCACAAAAGCGCCAAGCGGAAACGTCATCTATCTAACCCAGCAGTTGTGGACGAAAGAGACGAAGAAAACGTGCGCCTGATGCTCCCCTATCTCTAG
- a CDS encoding allophanate hydrolase-related protein → METVHLAVNGTLMRGLELNPNLLAVGATFVREALTEPVYRLWSIDDRHPAMMRVSNGGNAIVVEVWAVPTSGICTILQQEPPGLCIGKVRLADGQEVLGVLGESLLCEGKREITQWGGWRAYIGDLGKDKA, encoded by the coding sequence ATGGAAACCGTACATTTAGCTGTAAATGGTACATTAATGCGAGGTTTGGAATTGAATCCAAACCTGTTGGCTGTGGGAGCTACTTTTGTGCGAGAAGCCTTGACAGAACCAGTTTATCGGTTGTGGTCGATCGACGATCGCCATCCGGCAATGATGCGGGTAAGTAATGGTGGGAATGCGATCGTCGTTGAAGTTTGGGCTGTTCCCACATCTGGCATCTGCACAATTTTACAGCAAGAACCCCCCGGATTGTGCATCGGCAAAGTGCGTTTGGCAGATGGCCAAGAAGTACTGGGCGTTTTAGGCGAATCGCTTCTTTGTGAAGGTAAGCGGGAAATTACCCAGTGGGGTGGCTGGCGTGCTTATATAGGTGATTTAGGCAAGGATAAAGCATAA
- a CDS encoding cysteine hydrolase family protein has product MIFISAQPYDYELPDATKVALIVIDMQRDFLEPGGFGEALGNDVTRLQSIVPTVRKLLDAFRDRHLPIIHTIECHKPDLSDCPPAKLNRGKGKLKIGDVGPLGRILVLGEPGNAIISELSPLPGETVITKPGKGAFYHTDLEYLLRDKGITHLLFAGVTTEVCVQTTMREANDRGFESLLIEDATESYFPEFKQATIEMIRAQGGIVGWTTTAENVLQGLGKIG; this is encoded by the coding sequence ATGATTTTTATTTCTGCCCAACCTTATGATTATGAACTGCCAGATGCAACTAAGGTGGCGTTAATTGTCATCGATATGCAGCGAGATTTTCTCGAACCTGGGGGTTTTGGCGAAGCTTTGGGTAACGATGTTACTAGGCTCCAAAGCATTGTACCCACAGTGAGGAAGTTATTGGATGCTTTTCGCGATCGCCATCTTCCCATTATCCACACGATCGAATGTCACAAACCGGATCTTTCCGACTGTCCTCCCGCCAAGCTTAACCGAGGCAAAGGCAAATTGAAAATCGGCGATGTAGGCCCTTTGGGACGTATTTTAGTGTTAGGAGAACCCGGTAATGCCATTATTTCCGAACTTTCACCTTTACCTGGTGAAACGGTAATTACCAAACCGGGTAAGGGCGCTTTTTATCATACCGATTTAGAATATTTATTGCGCGATAAAGGCATCACTCATCTGCTATTTGCTGGAGTGACAACGGAAGTTTGCGTGCAGACAACCATGCGCGAAGCTAACGACCGAGGATTTGAGTCTTTGCTAATAGAAGATGCGACCGAAAGTTATTTTCCCGAATTCAAACAAGCTACAATTGAAATGATTCGCGCTCAAGGCGGTATTGTGGGCTGGACGACAACTGCTGAAAATGTTTTGCAAGGGTTGGGAAAGATTGGTTAA
- a CDS encoding transporter substrate-binding domain-containing protein — translation MPFYLVPWLCLGTLLPFASNAAELKEIQERGYLIVGVKDNLRPMGFRDATGNLQGLEIDLARGLAAELLGRSDAVKFEPVANRDRLDVVLRGKVDLTIARVTATEPRARLVNFSPPYYFDGIALVTKDATVQQLDDIRQAKIAVLFGSSTIPKLRYQLPAAQLVGVASYEEARSLLEAGGAVAFAADVSILTGWVQEYPQYRLVPTLLSAEPLAVVMPKGLQYDELRRRVNRAIDRWRSDGWLQQRAIYWGLPWDTLK, via the coding sequence TTGCCTTTTTACCTAGTTCCCTGGCTGTGCCTGGGAACACTTTTGCCTTTTGCCAGCAATGCCGCCGAACTCAAAGAAATTCAGGAACGGGGCTACTTAATTGTTGGTGTAAAAGATAACTTGCGTCCTATGGGTTTTCGGGATGCGACAGGCAACCTGCAAGGGTTAGAAATTGACTTGGCACGAGGTTTGGCAGCAGAATTGTTGGGGCGTTCCGATGCCGTCAAGTTCGAGCCAGTGGCAAATCGCGATCGCCTTGACGTTGTGTTGCGGGGCAAAGTCGATCTTACCATTGCCAGAGTTACGGCCACCGAACCCCGCGCCCGCTTAGTTAACTTTAGCCCACCCTACTATTTTGATGGCATCGCCTTGGTGACAAAAGATGCCACAGTGCAACAGCTCGATGATATTCGGCAAGCGAAAATTGCCGTTCTGTTCGGTTCCAGCACCATCCCCAAACTGCGGTATCAGTTACCCGCCGCCCAGCTCGTCGGTGTGGCATCCTATGAAGAAGCGCGATCGCTCCTCGAAGCTGGCGGCGCAGTTGCCTTTGCCGCCGATGTCAGCATCCTCACCGGTTGGGTACAGGAATATCCCCAATATCGCTTAGTACCAACCCTGCTTTCCGCCGAACCCCTAGCTGTAGTAATGCCCAAGGGATTGCAGTACGATGAATTGCGGCGGCGGGTCAATCGGGCGATCGATCGCTGGAGATCCGACGGTTGGTTACAGCAACGAGCTATCTATTGGGGACTGCCTTGGGATACCTTAAAATAA
- a CDS encoding BMP family ABC transporter substrate-binding protein — MSIRRPFNLNRRQVIRGILATTAFGVSSRLWTGCTPNTPSNPTSPASSTNSTSSTGSTGAVKQITMGFIYVGPKDDYGYNQAHALGKEGVAKLPWVKTVEQANVPETTEVQEAMRNMIEQDGCTVLFPTSFGYFDPHILKLAQEYPEVQFFHCGGLYEEGKHPKNVGSYYGYIDEAQYIAGIVAASTSKTGKLGFVAAKPIPQLIRNINSFTLGARSVNPKVTTQVIFTGDWSLPVKEAEAANSMIDQGVDVLTCHVDSPKVVMETAEKRGVFCSGYHANQANLAPKGYLTGAEWDWTNVYSKYAEMIRDGKTLMNGGIPHLVRGGLKDGFCKLSDYGQAVSEAAKKEAEAAKAKFMDGSMVIYKGEIKDNTGKTKIASAKEYKQQDPELEKMNWLVEGVIGSTSS; from the coding sequence GTGAGTATCAGACGCCCATTTAACTTAAATCGTCGTCAAGTCATACGCGGTATTTTAGCTACAACAGCTTTTGGAGTGAGTTCGCGTCTTTGGACTGGATGTACCCCAAACACACCATCGAATCCCACAAGTCCAGCAAGCTCAACTAATTCGACTTCAAGTACAGGTTCAACTGGGGCTGTCAAACAAATAACAATGGGATTTATTTATGTAGGCCCCAAAGACGATTATGGATACAACCAAGCCCACGCGCTAGGAAAAGAGGGAGTTGCAAAATTACCTTGGGTAAAAACTGTAGAGCAAGCCAACGTTCCCGAAACTACAGAAGTACAGGAAGCGATGCGGAACATGATCGAACAGGACGGTTGTACAGTCTTGTTTCCGACATCTTTTGGTTACTTCGATCCGCATATCTTGAAACTTGCCCAAGAATATCCCGAAGTACAATTCTTCCACTGCGGCGGACTCTACGAAGAAGGAAAACACCCGAAAAATGTGGGCAGTTACTATGGCTATATTGATGAAGCGCAGTACATCGCAGGAATTGTTGCCGCGTCCACGAGTAAAACTGGCAAATTAGGATTCGTCGCTGCCAAACCCATCCCGCAACTAATCCGAAATATCAACAGTTTTACTTTAGGCGCACGCAGCGTTAATCCTAAAGTTACAACTCAAGTTATCTTCACAGGTGACTGGTCTTTGCCTGTTAAAGAAGCCGAAGCTGCTAATAGCATGATCGACCAAGGAGTTGATGTGCTGACTTGTCACGTAGACAGTCCCAAAGTGGTGATGGAAACTGCGGAAAAACGGGGTGTTTTCTGTAGCGGTTACCATGCGAATCAAGCAAATCTCGCTCCTAAAGGATATCTTACCGGTGCGGAGTGGGATTGGACAAATGTCTATTCCAAATATGCAGAAATGATTCGCGATGGCAAAACTTTGATGAACGGAGGAATCCCGCATCTGGTGCGTGGTGGTTTGAAGGATGGTTTTTGTAAACTTTCAGACTACGGTCAAGCTGTTAGCGAAGCGGCGAAGAAGGAAGCAGAGGCAGCTAAAGCGAAGTTTATGGATGGCAGTATGGTAATTTATAAAGGAGAAATTAAAGATAATACAGGAAAAACAAAGATCGCTTCAGCGAAGGAGTACAAACAGCAAGACCCGGAATTGGAAAAGATGAATTGGCTGGTAGAAGGCGTGATTGGTAGTACTAGCAGTTAG
- a CDS encoding tetratricopeptide repeat protein, whose translation MQSQLPIVYISILLVLLSGTAWLIFQQVFKTRKVETTLTRLQNKLKNEKGTAQEYYELGSIYLDKKLFSQSVQVFQRALKAAEEEAPQNTALIYNGLGFAYFAQEQYDAAIRNYKEALKLQPNYPTALNNLGHAYEKKKLTAQALQTYDEALKYEPNNSTAKRRAESLRKRLVPST comes from the coding sequence ATGCAAAGCCAGCTTCCCATTGTTTATATCTCTATATTGCTCGTACTGCTATCTGGAACCGCTTGGTTGATTTTTCAGCAAGTCTTCAAAACTCGCAAAGTTGAAACCACACTTACACGCCTGCAAAACAAGCTGAAAAACGAGAAAGGCACTGCTCAAGAGTATTACGAATTGGGCAGCATTTATCTCGATAAAAAGCTGTTCTCTCAGTCCGTCCAAGTCTTCCAAAGGGCACTTAAAGCCGCCGAAGAGGAAGCACCCCAAAATACTGCCCTCATTTACAACGGATTGGGCTTTGCCTACTTTGCTCAAGAGCAATACGACGCGGCAATTCGCAACTACAAAGAAGCCCTAAAACTCCAACCAAATTATCCCACTGCACTCAACAATTTAGGTCATGCCTACGAGAAAAAGAAGTTAACCGCACAAGCACTGCAAACTTACGACGAAGCTTTGAAGTACGAACCCAACAATTCCACTGCTAAGCGCCGCGCCGAATCCCTGCGTAAGCGACTCGTCCCATCCACTTAA
- the rplT gene encoding 50S ribosomal protein L20 produces the protein MTRVKRGNVARKRRKKVLKLAKGFRGSHSTLFRTANQQVMKALRNSYRDRKKRKRDFRRLWITRINAAAHLHGVSYSQLMGNLKKANIELNRKMLAQLAILDPESFGKVVELASKAK, from the coding sequence ATGACAAGAGTAAAACGCGGTAACGTTGCTCGCAAACGTCGCAAGAAAGTTCTCAAACTGGCGAAAGGATTTCGCGGTTCCCACTCCACGCTGTTTCGCACAGCCAATCAACAAGTAATGAAGGCGTTGCGGAATTCCTATCGCGATCGCAAAAAACGCAAGCGCGATTTCCGCCGTCTCTGGATCACCCGCATCAACGCCGCCGCGCATCTGCACGGCGTCAGCTACAGCCAACTGATGGGCAACCTCAAAAAAGCCAACATCGAACTCAATCGCAAAATGCTCGCCCAACTCGCCATCCTCGATCCGGAGAGTTTCGGCAAAGTTGTCGAATTGGCTTCCAAAGCTAAATAA
- a CDS encoding DUF2283 domain-containing protein, which yields MNIHYDPEVDALYIELLPLAPGTAENRELTEDIIADYSADGKLAGLEILDASQVLGEQLQEIIVEDASVGVIHRLALL from the coding sequence ATGAATATCCACTACGATCCAGAAGTTGATGCACTCTATATAGAGTTACTGCCATTAGCGCCGGGGACAGCCGAAAATCGAGAACTGACAGAAGATATTATTGCTGATTACAGTGCTGATGGCAAACTAGCTGGATTAGAAATCCTTGATGCTTCGCAAGTTTTGGGTGAACAACTACAAGAAATAATTGTCGAGGATGCTTCAGTTGGTGTAATCCATCGACTTGCTCTTTTATAA
- a CDS encoding ABC transporter permease translates to MAAESIGWWGVPLAIAAGTIRGSAPFLFVSLGECLTEKSGKINLGLEGTLLMGAMSAYAISYLSSANGIPSWLAPWLGVITAGFAGMLLGTIHAWLAQQQKVNDVAVGIAMIIFGSGIAFFLGKPFIQPVAPQLPAFELGNWSDIPSIKAALKISPLFLLGVAIAPAMQWFFKSTRWGLYIRAVGDSPEAAKAMGISVYKIRMLSIIAGSFLAGIGGAYLSLYYPGSWTERISSGQGLMAVALVIFARWNPIQCLYAALLFGGAQAIGPALQSVGVNSYYYLFNASPYILTLLIMIITCSPKRTLSGAPGALGTEN, encoded by the coding sequence ATGGCAGCAGAAAGTATAGGCTGGTGGGGAGTACCGCTGGCGATCGCAGCAGGAACAATCCGAGGTAGTGCGCCCTTTCTATTCGTTAGTCTGGGTGAATGCCTAACAGAAAAAAGCGGCAAAATTAATCTCGGTTTGGAAGGAACCCTATTGATGGGAGCCATGAGTGCTTATGCAATATCTTACCTCAGCAGTGCCAACGGAATTCCATCTTGGCTTGCGCCTTGGCTTGGTGTCATAACTGCTGGTTTTGCAGGAATGCTACTGGGTACAATTCACGCTTGGCTGGCACAACAACAAAAGGTAAACGATGTTGCTGTCGGCATTGCCATGATTATTTTTGGCAGCGGCATAGCATTTTTCTTAGGGAAACCTTTTATTCAGCCAGTAGCACCGCAATTACCTGCTTTTGAGTTAGGGAATTGGAGCGATATTCCTTCAATAAAAGCGGCGCTGAAAATTAGTCCGCTCTTTCTTTTGGGTGTGGCGATCGCACCGGCGATGCAGTGGTTTTTTAAATCCACTCGTTGGGGTTTATACATAAGAGCGGTTGGCGATAGTCCCGAAGCAGCTAAAGCAATGGGAATTTCAGTTTATAAAATTAGAATGCTCAGCATTATTGCTGGGAGTTTTCTGGCTGGGATCGGTGGGGCATACTTATCTTTATATTATCCCGGTAGCTGGACAGAACGCATTTCCAGCGGACAAGGTTTGATGGCAGTGGCGCTGGTAATTTTCGCTCGTTGGAATCCGATACAATGCTTGTATGCGGCTTTGCTATTTGGTGGGGCGCAAGCGATCGGCCCTGCATTGCAATCGGTTGGCGTCAATTCCTATTATTATCTGTTCAATGCTTCGCCGTATATCCTGACATTGCTAATCATGATTATCACTTGTTCGC
- a CDS encoding type II toxin-antitoxin system RelE family toxin, which yields MTNSNENTDLYTVAISSDAQEFFEAASAQLQRKLDRCFEMLKINPRNHPNIKPLKGDLAGYYRYRVGDYRVVYAINDEQQVVVVAIIAHRREVY from the coding sequence TTGACCAACTCAAACGAAAATACTGATTTATATACAGTCGCAATCAGTTCTGACGCACAGGAGTTTTTTGAAGCAGCATCGGCTCAATTGCAACGTAAGTTAGATCGATGCTTCGAGATGCTGAAAATTAATCCTCGCAATCATCCAAATATTAAGCCACTTAAAGGTGATTTAGCTGGATATTATAGATATCGAGTTGGAGATTACCGGGTAGTTTATGCAATTAATGATGAACAACAAGTGGTAGTTGTAGCTATTATTGCTCATCGCCGTGAGGTTTATTAA
- a CDS encoding ABC transporter permease, protein MAIAQSWRTTLEKICIPVAALAISLLIFGVFCAASGANPFAVYASIYKAAFGNWYSFQNTLIRAAPLMLSSLCTALPARLGLVIIGNEGAIVIGGLSAVATGLAMQGTGPFVVQLAMALAGLIAGGLWIAAVGALRHYRGVNETISSLLLNYIAIALLNHMVGGPMRDPSSLNKPSSYPIPDADMLGNIPGSRVHYGLIYGIIACAIAYFLIQRTTFGFATRTVGGNIRAAKIAGLPVGKLTLIICFLAGSCAGLAGMVEVAAVHGRANESLNANYGYSGILVAFIARQNPLAAVVVSVILGGILASGGILQRAHQLPDATVLVFQGVVFLVILFSESLYGRFAIFKEGVRPQISAPNINPQT, encoded by the coding sequence ATGGCGATCGCACAAAGTTGGCGAACAACGTTAGAAAAAATTTGCATTCCGGTAGCAGCGTTGGCGATTTCGCTGCTAATATTCGGTGTGTTTTGTGCGGCATCGGGTGCTAATCCCTTTGCCGTATACGCCTCAATTTATAAGGCAGCTTTTGGCAATTGGTATTCGTTCCAGAACACGTTAATTCGGGCCGCGCCTTTGATGCTGAGTTCCCTGTGTACGGCGTTACCTGCGCGTTTGGGTTTGGTAATCATCGGTAATGAAGGGGCGATCGTTATCGGTGGTTTATCTGCTGTAGCTACAGGGCTGGCGATGCAGGGTACTGGGCCTTTTGTCGTGCAGTTGGCGATGGCTTTGGCAGGACTTATTGCTGGTGGTTTGTGGATTGCCGCTGTTGGGGCCTTACGCCATTACCGAGGCGTTAACGAAACGATTAGCAGCTTGTTGTTGAATTATATTGCGATCGCCCTCCTCAACCACATGGTTGGTGGGCCAATGCGCGACCCCAGCAGTCTCAACAAGCCCTCCAGCTACCCAATTCCCGATGCCGATATGTTGGGAAATATACCGGGATCTCGCGTTCATTACGGTTTAATTTACGGGATTATTGCTTGCGCGATCGCTTACTTCCTCATTCAGCGTACCACTTTTGGGTTTGCTACCAGAACAGTTGGCGGTAATATTCGGGCTGCCAAAATCGCTGGATTGCCAGTAGGGAAACTAACTTTAATTATTTGTTTCCTAGCCGGGTCTTGTGCGGGTTTAGCAGGTATGGTAGAAGTGGCGGCGGTACACGGTCGCGCTAACGAATCGCTGAATGCTAATTACGGTTACAGCGGCATTTTGGTTGCGTTTATTGCGCGGCAAAATCCTCTAGCCGCCGTGGTGGTTTCAGTTATTCTAGGCGGAATTCTTGCGAGCGGTGGCATCCTGCAAAGGGCGCATCAATTGCCCGATGCAACTGTTTTGGTTTTCCAAGGAGTTGTATTTTTGGTAATTCTTTTCAGCGAGTCTCTGTACGGACGTTTTGCCATCTTTAAAGAAGGCGTTCGACCTCAAATATCAGCCCCAAACATCAATCCACAAACATAA
- a CDS encoding type II toxin-antitoxin system RelE family toxin, whose protein sequence is MNVEFRKSFEKDLGNLRNEALLQRIKAVIEEVESAENLGNLSNIKKVKADGDYYRIRVGEYRIGIAVNEGTVIFVRVLHRKEVYRYFP, encoded by the coding sequence ATGAACGTAGAGTTCAGAAAAAGCTTTGAGAAAGATTTGGGTAATCTGCGGAATGAAGCATTACTGCAAAGGATTAAGGCGGTAATTGAAGAAGTCGAGAGCGCCGAAAATCTGGGCAATCTGAGCAATATTAAAAAAGTCAAAGCGGACGGTGACTATTATCGCATTAGAGTAGGAGAATATAGAATCGGTATCGCAGTAAATGAGGGTACGGTCATTTTTGTGAGAGTCCTGCACAGAAAAGAAGTGTACAGGTACTTTCCATAA